The Acidimicrobiales bacterium DNA segment CTGAAGCCGAACACCATCTGGGTGAGGTCGTTGGTGCCGAAGGAGAAGAAGTCGGCCTCCTCGGCCAGCTCGCCGGCACACAGCGCCGCTCGGGGCGTCTCGACCATCGTGCCGATCTGGACGTCGATCGGCTTCTTCACGCCCGCCGTCGCCTCCGCCACGGCTCCCTCCACCCACGAGCGGGCCAGCGCCAGCTCCTCGCGCGTGACCGTGAGCGGGATCATGATCTCCACCACCGGCTTGCCCTTCTTGGCCACCCGGGCGGCGGCCGCCTCCATCAGGGCCCGCACCTGCATCGCATACAGGCCCGGCTTGAGCACGCCCAACCGCACTCCCCGCGTGCCGAGCATGGGGTTGAACTCCTCCCAGTGCCGTGCCGCCTGGTACAGGACCTTCTCGTCGGCCGACAGGCCCGAGGTGGCCTCCTTGATGGCCAGCTCCTCGGTGGAGGGAAGGAACTCGTGCAGCGGCGGATCGAGGAGCCGGACGGTGACCGGCAGGCCGTCCATCGCTGCGAGGATCTCCTCGAAATCGGCCTTCTGCACGGCCAGCAGCTGCTCGAGGGCGGCCACCTCGGCCTCGGGCGTGTCGGCCAGGATCATGGCCCGCACTATGGGCAGGCGGTCCTCGCCCAGGAACATGTGCTCGGTGCGGCACAGGCCGATGCCGTCGGCGCCGAAGGCGCGGGCATTGGACGCGTCGGGCCCGGTGTCGGCGTTGGCCCGCACCGCCATACGCCCCTTGCGGACCTTGTCGGCCCACCCGAGGATGGTGGCGAACTGCGGCGGCGGCTCGGCCACGGACAACGCGACCTCGCCCAGCACCACGCTGCCGGTGGTGCCGTCGACGGCGATGACGTCGCCCTCGTTGACGGTGACGCCGCCCGCCGTGAACGACTTGCCCGAGATGCGCACCGACTCGGCGCCGACGACGGCGGGCTTGCCCCACCCGCGTGCGACGACGGCGGCGTGGCTCACCAGGCCGCCGCGGGCGGTGAGGATCCCCTCAGACGCGATCATGCCGTGCACGTCCTCGGGCGAGGTCTCGCTGCGCACCAGCACCACCTTCTCGCCCCGCCCGGCGGCGGCAGCCGCGTCGTCGGCGGTGAAGTAGGCCCGACCGACGGCGCCACCCGGGGACGCGGCCAGCCCCTTGGCGATGACGTTGAGGTTCTTCCCGGTGATCTGCGGGTGGAGGACCTGGTCGAGATGCTCGGCGGTGACGCGCAGCAGCGCCTCCTCCGGCGTGATCTTCCATTTGCGGCCCTTGGTCATGTCGACGGCCATGCGCAGGGCGGCGACGCCCGTGCGCTTGCCCACGCGCGTCTGGAGCATCCAGAGCTTGCCCTGGTCGATGGTGAACTCGGTGTCGCACATGTCCCGGTAGTGCTTCTCCAGCCGTTCGAAGATGCCCAGCAGCTCCTTGTGGATCTTGGGAAAGCGGGTCTTCATGGCGGAGAGGGGCTCGGTGTTGCGGATGCCGGCC contains these protein-coding regions:
- the ppdK gene encoding pyruvate, phosphate dikinase, with product MPLVFPFDHKHRVSPMNLKDLLGGKGANLAEMTSVLKLPVPPGFTITTDACRAYMEGGWPDGLTGEVDKQVRKLEKAMKKKVGDPKDPLLVSVRSGAKFSMPGMMDTVLNLGLNDASVEGLSKQTDERFAYDSYRRFVAMYGRIVQGIEGHEFDVLLDEAKEADGVGADSEISAATLRKLVEQEKEVVQRETGAPFPQDPKAQLRGAIEAVFASWNGPRAIAYRVRERIAHDLGTAVNVQAMVFGNRDDNSGTGVGFTRDPATGAAGAYGDFLVNAQGEDVVAGIRNTEPLSAMKTRFPKIHKELLGIFERLEKHYRDMCDTEFTIDQGKLWMLQTRVGKRTGVAALRMAVDMTKGRKWKITPEEALLRVTAEHLDQVLHPQITGKNLNVIAKGLAASPGGAVGRAYFTADDAAAAAGRGEKVVLVRSETSPEDVHGMIASEGILTARGGLVSHAAVVARGWGKPAVVGAESVRISGKSFTAGGVTVNEGDVIAVDGTTGSVVLGEVALSVAEPPPQFATILGWADKVRKGRMAVRANADTGPDASNARAFGADGIGLCRTEHMFLGEDRLPIVRAMILADTPEAEVAALEQLLAVQKADFEEILAAMDGLPVTVRLLDPPLHEFLPSTEELAIKEATSGLSADEKVLYQAARHWEEFNPMLGTRGVRLGVLKPGLYAMQVRALMEAAAARVAKKGKPVVEIMIPLTVTREELALARSWVEGAVAEATAGVKKPIDVQIGTMVETPRAALCAGELAEEADFFSFGTNDLTQMVFGFSRDDIEGRIMSVYLEDGLLKRNPFETIDRGGVGSLVKTAAAGGREAKPGLKLGVCGEHGGDPESIALFVEAGLDYVSCSPFRVPIARLASAQALLQADAAR